One Kribbella sp. NBC_00662 genomic region harbors:
- a CDS encoding GTP-binding protein translates to MGIVAHVDAGKTSLTERLLFAAGVIDRVGRVDDGNTQTDSMDLERKRGITIRSAVVSFALGDLPVNLIDTPGHSDFIAEVERALSVLDGAVLVISAVEGVQPQTRLLMRTLDRLRIPTLLFVNKIDRVGARYDDLLADIKRLLTPSAVPMVGVTELGTRSAGLVPLDTEPLAELLAEHNDVFLEAYLSGGPLDVAGELRRQVAAAQTHPVYFGSAMTGVGVPEVIEGIRSWLPRATGSAKDPLQARVFKVDRGAAGQKVALARMFAGTLTARSYVDVHPVDAAEYQARPSAIEVSGHPVERAEAGQIVALRGLKSIRIGDQLGVRTKQVGRLFAPPTLETVVSARDRVKLFQALTQLAEQDPLIRVRKADEITVSLYGEVQKEVIASLLATEYGVYVAFSETTPIHVERLDGEGEAVREMMAPDNLWPAGVGFRVSPVAEGIEYNLVVELGGLPRAFHTAIEETVRLTLHQGLYGWELPNIRVDLTHTAYDSVGTSAGDFRRLVPLVLMEAIAQAGTTVLEPVNHVDLDVPADTVSRVLAHIAEHRGLVSETALTEAQAHLEGTIPAATTHQFESLLPPLTHGEGILATTFHTYQPVAGPAPTRSRTDGNPLNQKEYVLNLNRSS, encoded by the coding sequence ATGGGCATTGTGGCGCATGTCGACGCCGGTAAGACCAGCCTGACCGAGCGGCTGCTGTTCGCCGCCGGGGTCATCGACCGGGTCGGACGGGTCGACGACGGGAACACCCAGACCGACTCGATGGACCTCGAGCGCAAGCGCGGGATCACGATCCGCTCGGCGGTGGTCTCGTTCGCGCTCGGCGACCTGCCGGTCAACCTGATCGACACGCCGGGACACTCCGACTTCATCGCCGAGGTCGAGCGGGCGCTGTCCGTGCTCGACGGCGCGGTGCTGGTGATCTCCGCGGTCGAGGGCGTGCAGCCGCAGACCCGGTTGCTGATGCGCACCCTGGACCGGTTGCGCATCCCGACCCTGCTGTTCGTGAACAAGATCGACCGCGTCGGCGCGCGGTACGACGACCTGCTCGCGGACATCAAGCGCTTGCTGACGCCGTCCGCCGTACCGATGGTCGGGGTCACAGAGCTCGGGACGCGGTCCGCGGGCCTGGTGCCGCTGGACACCGAGCCGCTCGCGGAGCTGCTTGCCGAGCACAACGACGTGTTCCTCGAGGCCTACCTGTCCGGCGGTCCGCTCGATGTCGCCGGCGAGCTGCGGCGGCAGGTGGCGGCGGCGCAGACGCATCCGGTGTACTTCGGGTCGGCGATGACCGGCGTCGGCGTACCCGAGGTGATCGAGGGGATCCGGTCTTGGTTGCCCCGAGCCACTGGATCGGCCAAGGATCCCTTGCAGGCAAGGGTTTTCAAGGTCGACCGTGGTGCGGCCGGTCAGAAGGTCGCGTTGGCCCGGATGTTCGCGGGCACGTTGACGGCGCGTTCGTACGTCGACGTACATCCGGTGGATGCCGCGGAGTACCAGGCTCGCCCGAGCGCGATCGAGGTCTCGGGGCATCCGGTCGAGCGGGCCGAGGCCGGGCAGATCGTGGCATTGCGCGGGTTGAAGAGCATCCGGATCGGCGATCAGCTCGGAGTGCGGACCAAGCAGGTCGGACGGCTGTTCGCACCGCCCACGCTGGAGACCGTGGTGAGCGCGCGCGATCGGGTCAAGCTGTTCCAGGCGTTGACGCAGCTCGCCGAGCAGGATCCGCTGATCCGGGTCCGCAAGGCCGACGAGATCACCGTCAGCCTGTACGGCGAGGTGCAGAAGGAGGTGATCGCGTCCTTGCTGGCAACCGAGTACGGTGTTTACGTCGCCTTCAGTGAGACCACGCCGATCCATGTCGAACGGCTCGACGGGGAAGGCGAAGCGGTCCGGGAGATGATGGCGCCGGACAACCTGTGGCCGGCCGGCGTCGGGTTCCGCGTCTCACCGGTTGCCGAGGGCATCGAGTACAACCTCGTGGTCGAGCTCGGCGGGCTGCCGCGGGCCTTCCACACCGCGATCGAGGAGACGGTCCGGCTGACGCTCCATCAAGGCCTGTACGGCTGGGAGCTCCCGAACATCCGGGTCGACCTCACCCACACGGCGTACGACAGCGTCGGCACGTCCGCGGGCGACTTCCGCCGACTGGTGCCGCTCGTTCTGATGGAGGCGATCGCCCAGGCCGGTACGACGGTCCTCGAGCCGGTCAACCACGTCGACCTGGACGTTCCGGCCGACACGGTCTCGCGCGTCCTGGCCCACATCGCCGAGCACCGCGGCCTGGTCTCCGAGACGGCGCTGACCGAGGCGCAGGCTCACCTCGAAGGCACGATCCCGGCGGCGACCACCCACCAGTTCGAGAGCTTGCTGCCGCCCCTGACCCATGGCGAAGGGATTCTGGCCACCACGTTCCACACCTACCAACCGGTCGCCGGCCCCGCGCCCACCCGGTCGCGGACCGATGGCAACCCCCTCAATCAGAAGGAGTACGTGCTCAACCTCAATCGAAGCTCTTGA
- a CDS encoding 4-(cytidine 5'-diphospho)-2-C-methyl-D-erythritol kinase: MPPSVEVTVRAPAKINLGLSVGPPRPDGFHPVATVYQAVALYDDVTAQVRDDDGDVSVEIVGDFADDVPTGETNLAVKAARLLQAEYDVDEGVDLTIRKTIPVAGGMAGGSTDAAATLVACNRLWGLQLTQTELQHHAAELGSDVPFCLVGHTALGQGRGEQVTEVMSRGTFHWVFAIADGGLSTPEVYGELDRMRPLRRVEAPQVRPELLSALLSGQPGALAVALSNDLQAAALSLRPELGDTLQFGLDQGALAAQISGSGPTCLFLAADSRSAVDLAVELAESGLCRMVRQAEGPVPGARILPAIVSR; encoded by the coding sequence GTGCCACCTTCTGTTGAGGTCACGGTGCGGGCGCCGGCCAAGATCAATCTCGGTCTGTCGGTCGGTCCGCCGCGCCCGGACGGGTTCCACCCCGTCGCCACGGTGTACCAGGCCGTTGCCCTGTACGACGACGTCACCGCGCAGGTGCGTGACGACGACGGCGACGTCTCGGTCGAGATCGTGGGGGACTTCGCGGACGACGTACCGACGGGCGAGACGAACCTCGCGGTGAAGGCGGCACGGCTGCTGCAGGCGGAGTACGACGTCGACGAGGGTGTCGACCTGACGATCCGCAAGACGATCCCGGTCGCCGGCGGGATGGCCGGCGGGTCGACCGACGCGGCGGCGACACTGGTGGCGTGCAACCGGCTGTGGGGCCTGCAGCTCACGCAGACCGAGCTGCAGCATCACGCGGCGGAACTCGGCAGTGACGTGCCGTTCTGCCTGGTCGGGCACACCGCGCTCGGTCAGGGCCGCGGCGAGCAGGTCACCGAGGTGATGTCCCGCGGGACGTTCCACTGGGTGTTCGCGATCGCCGACGGCGGCCTGTCCACCCCCGAGGTGTACGGCGAGCTGGACCGGATGCGGCCGCTGCGCCGCGTCGAGGCGCCGCAGGTCCGCCCCGAACTGCTGTCCGCGCTGCTGTCCGGTCAGCCCGGCGCGCTCGCCGTTGCTCTCAGCAACGACCTGCAGGCGGCGGCGCTGTCGCTGCGGCCGGAGCTGGGCGACACGCTCCAGTTCGGCCTCGACCAGGGCGCGCTGGCCGCGCAGATCTCCGGCTCCGGCCCCACCTGTCTGTTCCTGGCCGCCGACAGCCGCAGCGCCGTCGACCTGGCCGTGGAACTGGCCGAGTCCGGCCTGTGCCGGATGGTCCGCCAGGCCGAAGGACCGGTCCCCGGCGCCCGGATCCTGCCCGCCATCGTCAGCCGGTAG
- the rsmA gene encoding 16S rRNA (adenine(1518)-N(6)/adenine(1519)-N(6))-dimethyltransferase RsmA, with protein sequence MSSSDSSTSAGPRLLGPAEVRSLAASLGVRPTKQRGQNFVIDPNTVRRIVRAADLTAGETVLEVGPGLGSLTLALLAEGHPVTAVEIDPLLAQALPSTIATYAPEQASSLTVVEADAMDVTPAEIGTPTACVANLPYNVAVPVLLHLLRVSDSLQHGLVMVQSEVADRLAAPPGSRTYGVPSAKAAWYAEVRRAGPIGRNVFWPAPNVDSGLVAFERRDPPETPASREEVFAVIEAAFSQRRKTIRSALARWMPDRARLDEVFAATGIDPQLRGEMLGITEFARLAGAARTT encoded by the coding sequence GTGAGCTCGTCTGATTCATCCACTTCCGCCGGACCGAGGCTTCTCGGTCCGGCGGAAGTGCGTTCGCTGGCCGCGTCGCTCGGCGTCCGTCCGACCAAGCAGCGCGGCCAGAACTTCGTCATCGACCCGAACACGGTCCGCCGGATCGTGCGCGCCGCCGACCTGACCGCCGGTGAGACCGTACTGGAGGTCGGCCCCGGGCTCGGCTCACTGACGCTGGCGTTGCTTGCCGAGGGGCACCCGGTGACGGCGGTCGAGATCGACCCGCTGCTCGCGCAGGCGCTCCCGTCCACGATCGCGACGTACGCGCCGGAGCAGGCCTCGTCGCTGACCGTGGTCGAGGCCGACGCGATGGACGTGACCCCGGCCGAGATCGGTACGCCGACCGCCTGCGTCGCGAATCTCCCGTACAACGTCGCCGTACCCGTCCTGCTGCACCTGCTCCGAGTGTCCGACTCGCTACAGCACGGTCTCGTGATGGTGCAGTCCGAGGTCGCGGACCGCCTGGCCGCCCCGCCCGGCTCGCGGACGTACGGCGTACCGTCCGCCAAGGCCGCCTGGTACGCCGAGGTGCGACGCGCCGGTCCGATCGGACGGAATGTCTTCTGGCCCGCGCCCAACGTGGACTCCGGCCTGGTCGCGTTCGAGCGCCGCGATCCGCCGGAGACGCCGGCGAGCCGTGAGGAGGTGTTCGCGGTGATCGAGGCCGCGTTCTCGCAGCGGCGTAAGACGATCCGCTCCGCACTGGCCCGCTGGATGCCGGACCGCGCGCGCCTGGACGAGGTGTTCGCGGCAACAGGCATCGACCCGCAACTACGCGGCGAGATGCTCGGAATCACAGAGTTCGCCCGTCTCGCGGGTGCAGCTAGAACTACGTAA
- a CDS encoding ubiquitin-like domain-containing protein codes for MRKSIIAAVGATAAIAVAGGSVAYAEKSKTVSLSVDGQVRKVHTFGSTVADALKAEKVQIGAHDVVAPGPDSKLKDGQEIAVQYGRELTVNADGTKKAYWTTADSVNEALADLGLRYDGAQLSTSRSAPLGREGLELVVKTPKTVQIVHLGKIATIKSLAGTVGEALTDAKIRWDADDRITPAAATPLKLGINKIGFVQVVQKQVTKTLAVAHGTDETKSATLVEGTTKTTAKGTDGAKSVTYLYTYLDGKLSTTKVVASKVVTAPVDEKVLVGTKPKPTEPTTTTTDEKPTSTSSGGAWDRIAACESGGNWAANTGNGYYGGLQFDHGTWAAYGGTAYANNANGASKAQQIAIAEKVKADRGGYGAWPVCGKKA; via the coding sequence GTGCGTAAGTCCATCATCGCGGCCGTCGGTGCGACCGCCGCGATTGCCGTCGCGGGCGGCTCTGTGGCGTATGCCGAGAAGAGCAAGACAGTCAGTCTCTCCGTCGACGGCCAGGTGCGGAAGGTTCACACCTTCGGCTCCACCGTGGCAGACGCCCTGAAGGCCGAGAAAGTTCAGATCGGTGCCCACGACGTGGTCGCGCCGGGTCCGGACTCCAAGCTCAAGGACGGCCAGGAGATCGCGGTCCAGTACGGTCGCGAGCTGACCGTCAACGCGGACGGCACCAAGAAGGCCTACTGGACGACCGCCGACAGCGTGAACGAAGCGCTCGCCGACCTCGGTCTGCGCTACGACGGGGCCCAGCTCTCCACCAGCCGCAGCGCGCCGCTCGGGCGCGAGGGGCTGGAGCTGGTCGTGAAGACCCCGAAGACCGTGCAGATCGTCCACCTGGGCAAGATCGCGACGATCAAGTCGCTGGCCGGCACCGTCGGGGAGGCCCTGACCGACGCGAAGATCCGCTGGGACGCCGACGACCGGATCACTCCGGCCGCCGCCACCCCGCTGAAGCTCGGCATCAACAAGATCGGCTTCGTGCAGGTCGTCCAGAAGCAGGTCACCAAGACCCTGGCGGTTGCGCACGGCACCGACGAGACCAAGTCGGCGACGCTGGTCGAGGGCACCACGAAGACCACGGCCAAGGGCACCGACGGCGCAAAGTCCGTCACGTACCTGTACACCTACCTGGACGGCAAGCTGTCGACCACGAAGGTGGTCGCGTCGAAGGTCGTCACCGCTCCGGTCGACGAGAAGGTCCTGGTCGGCACCAAGCCGAAGCCGACCGAGCCGACCACCACGACCACGGACGAGAAGCCGACCTCCACCAGCAGTGGTGGCGCGTGGGACCGGATCGCCGCGTGTGAGTCCGGCGGCAACTGGGCGGCCAACACCGGTAACGGGTACTACGGCGGTCTCCAGTTCGACCACGGCACCTGGGCGGCCTACGGCGGTACGGCGTACGCCAACAACGCCAACGGTGCCTCGAAGGCGCAGCAGATCGCGATCGCGGAGAAGGTCAAGGCCGACCGCGGTGGCTACGGCGCTTGGCCGGTGTGCGGCAAGAAGGCCTGA
- a CDS encoding nitroreductase family protein — translation MEFSEVVRRRRMVRNYDPDRPVADEVRERILENGLRAPSGGFSQGWAFLTLEGDERERYWRIAAEDPDEKYVEWITGLRRAPLLVLAFAHKDAYLDRYTEPDKGWTDRDEGRWTAPYWYVDTGMAVLLMLQTVVDEGLGACFFGPPADKAGRLLKEFGVPEGFDLVGVLSVGHRAPDKRSPSLKRGRRTTAEVVHRGQWGNHLA, via the coding sequence ATGGAGTTCAGTGAGGTTGTGCGGCGGCGGCGGATGGTGCGGAACTACGACCCGGACCGGCCGGTGGCGGACGAGGTGCGGGAGCGGATTCTGGAGAACGGTCTCCGGGCGCCGTCCGGTGGGTTCAGTCAGGGGTGGGCGTTCCTTACGCTCGAGGGTGACGAGCGGGAGCGGTACTGGCGGATCGCGGCCGAGGATCCGGACGAGAAGTATGTGGAGTGGATCACAGGCCTGCGCCGGGCGCCGCTGCTCGTTCTCGCGTTCGCGCACAAGGACGCGTACCTCGATCGGTACACCGAGCCGGACAAGGGCTGGACGGACCGCGACGAGGGTCGCTGGACCGCGCCGTACTGGTATGTCGACACCGGGATGGCGGTGCTGCTGATGCTGCAGACGGTCGTCGACGAAGGCCTGGGAGCCTGCTTTTTCGGGCCTCCTGCGGACAAAGCGGGCCGGCTGCTGAAGGAGTTCGGCGTACCCGAGGGGTTCGATCTGGTCGGGGTGCTGTCGGTCGGGCACCGGGCCCCGGACAAGCGCTCGCCGTCCCTCAAACGGGGCCGCCGGACGACCGCCGAAGTGGTGCATCGCGGCCAGTGGGGCAATCACCTGGCGTGA